The DNA segment TCATTGCCCTGGGCCAGGCAGGCAATAGAGCATGTTTTACCTCGCGGGTTCGGTAGAATCCCGATTTTGTCCTCATTGTTAAGGAAGGCTAATGGCTCAGCCCTACAGTGCTCGCAGTCGAGCTATCGAACCTTTTCATGTCATGGCGTTACTGGCGCGGGCCAATGAGCTACAGGCCGCAGGCCATGATGTGATTCATTTGGAAATCGGCGAGCCGGACTTCACCACCGCCGAACCGATCATCCAGGCCGGCCAGGCCGCGCTGGCCAACGGCAAAACCCGCTACACCGCCGCCCGTGGCTTGCCGGAACTGCGCGAGGCCATCAGTGGCTTCTACCAGCAGCGTTATGGCTTGAGTATCGACCCCGAGCGCATCCTGATCACCCCGGGCGGCTCCGGGGCCTTGCTCCTGGCCAGTAGCCTGCTGGTGGACCCCGGCAAGCATTGGCTACTCGCGGACCCGGGCTACCCCTGCAACCGGCATTTCCTGCGCTTGGTGGAAGGTGCGGCGCAACTGGTGCCGGTCGGCCCCGAGGTGCGCTACCAACTGACTGCCGATCTGGTGGAGCGCTACTGGGATCAGGACAGCGTGGGGGCCTTGGTCGCTTCGCCGGCCAACCCGACCGGGACCATCCTGACCCGTGATGAACTGGCGGGCCTGTCCAGCGCGATCAAGGCCCGCAACGGCCACCTGGTAGTGGATGAGATCTATCACGGCCTGACCTACGGCACTGACGCGGCCAGCGTGCTGGAAGTGGATGACGAGGCGTTTGTCTTAAACAGTTTTTCAAAGTATTTCGGCATGACCGGCTGGCGTCTGGGCTGGCT comes from the Pseudomonas shahriarae genome and includes:
- a CDS encoding pyridoxal phosphate-dependent aminotransferase, with the translated sequence MAQPYSARSRAIEPFHVMALLARANELQAAGHDVIHLEIGEPDFTTAEPIIQAGQAALANGKTRYTAARGLPELREAISGFYQQRYGLSIDPERILITPGGSGALLLASSLLVDPGKHWLLADPGYPCNRHFLRLVEGAAQLVPVGPEVRYQLTADLVERYWDQDSVGALVASPANPTGTILTRDELAGLSSAIKARNGHLVVDEIYHGLTYGTDAASVLEVDDEAFVLNSFSKYFGMTGWRLGWLVAPPAAVGELEKLAQNLYISAPSMAQHAALACFTPQTLAILEERRAEFGRRRDFLLPALRELGFGIAVEPEGAFYLYADISAFGGDAFAFCRHFLETEHVAFTPGLDFGRFQAGHHVRFAYTQNLDRLQEAVERIARGLRSWQG